A single Natranaerobius thermophilus JW/NM-WN-LF DNA region contains:
- a CDS encoding ABC transporter ATP-binding protein, with protein sequence MALLEIENLTISYQLKNGELRAVDDVSFNIPEGSNLGLVGESGCGKTTAAKSIVNLLPENGRIAQGKIKYKGTDLAQLNENEIRKWRWQEISLITQSAMNALNPVYRVGDQIVEAIRAHENISKKNAKNRAAELFDIVGLEKKRLEAYPHEMSGGMRQRAIIAMALALDPGLILADEPTTALDVVVQDKILAKIIEIQAELKSSMVFITHDISVVAETCDYVCVMYAGKVMEYGPTRTIFKDSRHPYTMGLRNAFPSVNLSQMELISIPGYPPDLMDPPTGCRFAERCPFMENICLEQDPGITAITDDHYLSCHFPEKYQQFRDIAKHRSTWEKVKERMIEGEVVY encoded by the coding sequence ATGGCACTATTAGAAATTGAAAATCTGACCATCAGTTACCAGCTTAAAAATGGTGAATTACGTGCCGTCGATGACGTTTCATTTAATATTCCCGAGGGAAGTAACTTGGGTCTAGTCGGTGAAAGCGGTTGTGGTAAAACTACCGCAGCCAAGTCTATAGTCAATCTCCTTCCGGAAAACGGGCGAATTGCCCAAGGAAAAATTAAATATAAGGGGACGGATCTAGCTCAATTAAATGAAAATGAAATTCGTAAATGGCGCTGGCAAGAAATCTCTCTGATTACCCAGAGTGCCATGAATGCCCTAAACCCGGTTTATCGTGTGGGAGATCAAATCGTAGAAGCTATTAGAGCCCATGAAAATATCAGTAAGAAAAATGCCAAGAACAGAGCAGCAGAGCTCTTCGATATAGTAGGTCTAGAAAAGAAAAGGTTAGAAGCTTATCCCCATGAAATGAGTGGCGGAATGCGCCAACGCGCAATTATAGCCATGGCTCTAGCCTTGGATCCAGGTCTGATACTAGCCGACGAGCCTACAACTGCCTTGGACGTGGTAGTTCAAGATAAAATTCTCGCCAAAATAATCGAAATTCAAGCAGAGCTTAAGAGTTCTATGGTTTTTATAACCCACGATATATCTGTAGTTGCCGAAACCTGTGATTATGTATGTGTCATGTATGCAGGTAAAGTTATGGAATACGGGCCTACCAGAACTATTTTCAAAGATTCTCGTCATCCATATACCATGGGTTTAAGAAATGCATTTCCCAGTGTTAATTTGTCTCAGATGGAACTGATTTCAATACCAGGTTATCCACCTGATCTGATGGATCCACCTACTGGCTGTAGATTTGCAGAGCGTTGCCCCTTTATGGAAAATATTTGTTTAGAACAGGACCCGGGAATCACAGCCATCACAGATGACCATTATCTCAGCTGTCACTTCCCCGAAAAATATCAACAGTTCCGAGATATAGCAAAGCACCGCAGTACCTGGGAAAAAGTTAAAGAGAGGATGATAGAAGGTGAGGTGGTATATTGA
- a CDS encoding ABC transporter ATP-binding protein — protein MKQEAKTDINQSTAGSNEIPAIEVKNLKKYFPLPTGLIDTLLKREKKSVKAVDNISFSLKEGEILGLAGESGSGKTTTGELITQLQDPTEGDIIYQGNSLHKLGPKELKEFRKYCQMIFQDPYETLNPRFTIKRTIEEPLLINGWKSDSARLNKVKEALYRAELRPPEAYMNRFPHELSGGQRQRVAIARGIVLDPRILVADEPVSMLDVSIRAGILNLLKDFRDELGLSMLYISHDLSTMKYICDRTMIMYLGKAVEIGPTEKVIDKSVHPYTQALISSVPIPDPDIEREGTKIKGEIPDQINLPQGCRFVPRCPDSEDQCHEREPELVKVGENQDGEGHYAACIHADA, from the coding sequence ATGAAACAAGAAGCCAAAACTGATATCAACCAATCAACTGCTGGTAGCAATGAAATACCAGCTATAGAGGTGAAAAATTTAAAAAAATATTTCCCCCTCCCTACTGGATTAATTGATACCTTATTAAAAAGAGAAAAAAAGTCTGTCAAAGCTGTAGATAACATTTCCTTTTCTTTAAAAGAAGGCGAAATCCTAGGACTTGCCGGGGAAAGCGGTTCAGGAAAAACCACTACAGGAGAGCTGATTACTCAGCTTCAAGATCCCACGGAGGGAGACATAATCTATCAAGGTAATAGTTTACACAAATTAGGGCCCAAAGAATTGAAGGAATTCAGAAAATACTGCCAAATGATTTTCCAGGACCCCTATGAAACTTTAAACCCACGTTTTACTATTAAACGAACCATCGAAGAACCTTTACTTATAAATGGTTGGAAAAGCGACAGTGCCCGGCTTAATAAAGTCAAAGAAGCTCTTTACAGAGCTGAGCTTCGCCCTCCAGAAGCATATATGAACAGATTTCCCCATGAACTATCGGGAGGTCAGCGCCAGAGAGTAGCCATTGCTCGAGGAATCGTGTTAGATCCACGGATTCTAGTAGCCGATGAACCGGTATCCATGTTAGATGTTTCTATCAGGGCAGGGATTTTAAATCTTCTAAAAGATTTTAGAGATGAACTGGGACTGTCCATGTTGTATATTTCCCATGACTTGTCCACCATGAAATACATTTGTGACAGGACTATGATCATGTATCTTGGTAAAGCTGTCGAGATCGGCCCTACAGAAAAAGTTATTGATAAATCTGTTCACCCATATACCCAGGCTTTAATTTCATCAGTGCCTATTCCCGATCCTGATATTGAACGGGAAGGCACTAAAATCAAAGGTGAGATTCCAGATCAAATCAACTTACCCCAAGGCTGTAGGTTCGTGCCCCGGTGCCCGGACTCAGAAGATCAGTGCCATGAAAGGGAACCTGAACTAGTTAAGGTAGGAGAAAACCAAGATGGAGAGGGTCATTATGCTGCCTGCATTCACGCAGACGCCTAG
- a CDS encoding ABC transporter permease has protein sequence MNKEIESQLQEHDAPSFKSKVSSLAYFIKEIFSQDKMALIGTIIFILFIIVALMAPTLAPHDPMEIHRRDGEIVRTEPPSSEFPFGTTNRGRCVFSQVIMGSRVALLVGALAALLVTIIGSNIGLISGYYGGWIDNLFMRIVDISYAIPFIPFTIILVTLLRPSIWNIILAIVVLTWRTIARVLRAQVLSVKERPYVKAAKVAGASNARIIFLYILPNVLPLALLEMSLRMAQAIVAESTVSFLGFGDPDVISWGRILQEGFIAGAMREAWWWVIPPGLAIAIVVVSVFFSSRALEFVANPQLRRR, from the coding sequence ATGAATAAAGAAATTGAATCTCAATTACAGGAACATGATGCTCCTAGTTTTAAAAGTAAAGTATCTTCATTGGCCTATTTCATTAAAGAAATTTTCAGTCAGGACAAAATGGCCTTGATCGGGACCATTATTTTTATCCTGTTTATCATAGTCGCCCTCATGGCTCCAACTCTAGCACCCCATGACCCTATGGAAATACATCGCAGAGATGGGGAGATTGTACGGACTGAACCCCCATCTAGCGAATTTCCCTTTGGGACAACTAATAGGGGACGCTGTGTCTTTAGCCAGGTGATTATGGGAAGCAGAGTTGCCCTATTGGTAGGCGCCCTGGCAGCTCTACTAGTAACTATAATTGGCTCAAATATAGGATTGATTTCAGGTTATTATGGTGGTTGGATAGATAATCTATTCATGAGAATCGTCGACATCAGTTATGCCATACCTTTTATCCCTTTTACAATAATCCTGGTCACATTATTAAGACCTAGTATTTGGAATATAATTTTAGCCATTGTGGTCCTTACATGGAGGACAATAGCCAGGGTTTTAAGGGCTCAAGTGTTGTCAGTAAAAGAACGTCCCTATGTGAAAGCGGCTAAAGTAGCTGGTGCAAGCAATGCCAGGATAATTTTCCTATATATTCTTCCTAATGTCCTTCCTCTGGCTTTGCTGGAAATGTCACTAAGAATGGCTCAAGCCATTGTTGCAGAATCAACGGTAAGCTTTTTGGGTTTCGGAGACCCGGATGTAATTAGCTGGGGTAGAATTTTACAGGAAGGCTTTATCGCTGGAGCTATGCGGGAAGCTTGGTGGTGGGTAATTCCACCAGGATTAGCTATTGCCATAGTAGTAGTATCGGTATTCTTTAGTTCCAGAGCCCTGGAATTTGTAGCTAATCCTCAATTAAGGAGGCGATAG
- a CDS encoding GNAT family N-acetyltransferase: MAKTLAEVIIREMTLNDHEEAVTIWENAEGISVTKSDSRDNIFRFLQRNPGLSLVAEKEGRVLGTVMGGHDGRRGYLHHLAVIPEFRGTGLAKWLVDECLERLREEGIEKCHLFVVKENDRAMRFWNKSGWTRRDELEMFSKEL; this comes from the coding sequence TTGGCAAAAACACTTGCAGAAGTGATTATTAGAGAAATGACCTTGAATGATCACGAAGAGGCGGTAACTATTTGGGAAAATGCCGAAGGCATTTCTGTTACCAAGTCGGATTCCCGAGACAATATATTTCGGTTTTTACAGAGAAACCCTGGTTTGAGCCTGGTGGCTGAAAAGGAAGGCCGGGTCCTCGGCACAGTCATGGGTGGTCATGACGGTCGCAGAGGTTATTTACATCACCTGGCTGTGATACCTGAATTTCGAGGTACTGGCCTGGCCAAATGGTTGGTAGATGAATGTCTGGAAAGATTGAGAGAAGAGGGTATTGAAAAGTGTCATCTGTTCGTTGTCAAAGAAAATGACAGGGCCATGCGATTTTGGAATAAATCTGGTTGGACCAGGCGTGATGAACTAGAGATGTTTTCAAAAGAACTTTGA
- a CDS encoding Fe-S-containing hydro-lyase, whose product MRDQFYKKLSAPLAEEEVQELKVGDQVLLSGSVLTARDASHKRLIELKKAGIELPVSLEGEIIYYVGPTPAKPGHVIGSAGPTTSSRMDRYTTQMLELGAKAFIGKGYRSQTVKNALQKHKGVYLAAVGGAGALIKESIVDYQVIAFEDLGPEAIRRLEVKNFPVLVANDIYGNDLYQQGKNRYAK is encoded by the coding sequence ATGCGTGATCAGTTTTATAAAAAACTTTCAGCTCCTCTTGCTGAGGAAGAGGTTCAAGAACTCAAGGTGGGAGATCAGGTGCTGCTTTCAGGGTCAGTCTTGACTGCCAGGGATGCATCCCACAAGAGGTTAATAGAGCTGAAGAAAGCCGGGATTGAACTACCAGTATCTTTAGAAGGTGAAATTATTTATTATGTGGGTCCCACTCCTGCCAAACCGGGGCATGTCATAGGTTCGGCTGGTCCAACTACCAGCAGCAGGATGGATAGATATACTACCCAAATGTTGGAACTAGGAGCCAAAGCATTCATAGGCAAGGGTTATCGCTCTCAAACAGTTAAAAATGCGCTGCAAAAACACAAAGGGGTATACTTAGCTGCCGTCGGTGGGGCGGGAGCACTTATAAAGGAAAGTATAGTGGACTATCAAGTGATAGCCTTCGAAGACCTGGGGCCTGAGGCTATCAGGCGTTTAGAAGTTAAAAATTTCCCGGTATTAGTTGCTAATGATATCTATGGCAATGACCTGTACCAACAGGGCAAGAATAGGTATGCCAAGTAG
- the sucC gene encoding ADP-forming succinate--CoA ligase subunit beta, whose translation MKLYEYMAKKLMNQCGISVPRGEAAFSAQEVEQKFTGLDSPAVIKSQVLVGGRGKAGGIKFADTPQEARKVSKELFNMQIKGEQVTGVLVEEQLDISSELYLSITVDTGTKKPLIMASTQGGVDIEEVSDDLIVKRHIEPDWGVLPYLCREITDQLNLPGEASKQVSAIISKLYDTFKTYDAELVEINPLVITEDNRVIAADGKMTIDDDAMYRQDELPRVSEKTSLEQQVEKIGLSFVELEGDIAIMANGAGMAMATVDVIEQYGGKAANFLDAGGGASVEPTKKALELLLNTDPRAVIINIFGGITRCDDVANALVQVKQDMGIKVPLVIRLIGTKDEEAVKILGQHGISAYQDMGEAAKKAVELAAEGGVGV comes from the coding sequence ATGAAATTATATGAATATATGGCTAAGAAATTGATGAATCAATGTGGTATTTCCGTACCCAGGGGAGAAGCAGCATTTTCCGCTCAAGAGGTGGAACAAAAATTTACTGGTTTGGACTCTCCTGCGGTAATAAAAAGTCAGGTCCTTGTGGGTGGACGTGGCAAGGCAGGGGGGATTAAATTTGCGGATACCCCCCAGGAAGCCAGAAAAGTTAGTAAGGAATTATTTAATATGCAAATAAAGGGAGAGCAGGTAACAGGAGTTTTAGTGGAAGAACAGCTAGATATATCCAGTGAACTTTATCTTAGTATTACTGTGGATACGGGAACTAAAAAACCACTAATTATGGCTTCTACCCAGGGTGGTGTAGATATTGAAGAGGTCTCTGATGATTTGATTGTAAAGCGTCATATTGAGCCAGACTGGGGCGTCCTTCCTTATCTTTGTAGAGAAATTACAGATCAACTTAATTTACCAGGGGAAGCTAGCAAACAAGTTTCTGCCATCATTTCAAAACTCTATGACACCTTTAAAACTTACGACGCAGAACTGGTTGAAATCAATCCCTTGGTGATTACTGAGGATAATCGTGTAATAGCAGCTGATGGAAAAATGACTATAGATGATGACGCCATGTACAGACAAGATGAATTGCCTCGGGTGTCAGAAAAGACATCCCTAGAACAGCAAGTTGAGAAAATCGGGCTATCCTTTGTAGAACTGGAAGGAGATATAGCGATTATGGCTAATGGCGCTGGAATGGCCATGGCTACAGTAGACGTGATAGAACAGTACGGTGGGAAAGCTGCCAACTTCCTAGATGCCGGGGGAGGAGCCAGTGTAGAACCGACAAAAAAAGCTCTGGAGTTACTTCTCAATACGGATCCCCGGGCTGTAATAATTAATATTTTTGGTGGTATTACCAGATGTGATGATGTGGCCAATGCCCTGGTCCAGGTAAAACAAGATATGGGCATTAAAGTACCCTTGGTAATTCGTTTGATAGGGACTAAAGACGAGGAAGCTGTCAAAATTTTAGGACAACACGGTATTTCCGCCTATCAAGATATGGGAGAGGCGGCCAAAAAAGCTGTTGAATTAGCTGCTGAGGGAGGAGTTGGTGTATAA
- the sucD gene encoding succinate--CoA ligase subunit alpha, which produces MAILLDKNSKILVQGITGYQGRFHTRQMLEYGSNVVAGVSPGKGGQEVEGVPVYNSAASAVRETDANVSAVMVPASFGKDAVFEAIDAGMDLVAIITEHIPVQDAMEIMAFARERGTTIIGPNTFGIITPGQSKLGIMPNESYQPGRTGLVARSGTLSYQIAEGLSRVGVGQSTAIGLGGDRVVGSEFIDMLEHFEQDPGTDQVVMVGEIGGTAEEEAAEFIANKMTKPVYAYIAGKSAPPGKRMGHAGAIIERGKGTFDSKVQALRSAGVEVASLPWELVEILKKSGVQ; this is translated from the coding sequence ATGGCTATTTTACTGGATAAAAATAGTAAAATTTTGGTGCAGGGCATCACCGGATATCAGGGACGGTTTCACACCAGGCAGATGCTAGAATACGGAAGTAATGTAGTGGCGGGAGTTTCTCCCGGAAAAGGTGGCCAGGAAGTTGAGGGAGTACCAGTTTATAATAGTGCGGCTTCAGCAGTGAGAGAAACTGATGCTAATGTATCAGCTGTAATGGTACCGGCTTCCTTTGGAAAAGATGCAGTTTTTGAGGCTATTGATGCAGGCATGGATTTAGTTGCCATAATCACGGAACATATACCCGTTCAAGATGCCATGGAAATCATGGCCTTTGCCAGGGAAAGAGGGACAACTATTATCGGTCCCAACACTTTTGGGATTATCACTCCAGGTCAAAGTAAGTTGGGGATAATGCCTAACGAAAGTTATCAACCGGGTAGAACTGGTTTGGTTGCCAGAAGCGGTACACTGAGCTATCAAATAGCAGAAGGATTGAGTCGTGTGGGAGTAGGTCAGAGCACGGCAATAGGATTAGGTGGTGACCGAGTTGTAGGTTCAGAATTTATTGATATGTTAGAACATTTTGAACAAGATCCTGGAACTGATCAGGTTGTCATGGTCGGTGAAATTGGGGGTACTGCAGAAGAAGAAGCGGCTGAATTTATAGCAAATAAAATGACCAAACCTGTATATGCTTACATAGCAGGCAAAAGTGCTCCACCGGGAAAACGCATGGGCCATGCTGGAGCTATAATTGAACGTGGAAAAGGGACTTTTGACTCAAAGGTGCAAGCTTTAAGGTCAGCTGGAGTAGAAGTTGCCAGTCTTCCCTGGGAATTAGTTGAAATTTTAAAAAAGAGTGGTGTACAATAA
- a CDS encoding ABC transporter substrate-binding protein, which produces MKGYWWTFVTVLVLSFTLVFTGCGPDDADPAEEEPEEAPDPDRKVEEIVINTTTMDYDPARNEVARWVGDTFETELGVDVEVQPREFTTLVDSARRDPGESEWQAITLGWSGRIERADPDMFTHTLFHSDQAYDGGNNYHNYESDEYDELAEQARMAFDEDERQELVYEMQEKLAEDIPMIVLYNEAEHQAQNVERWDNVIQTPEGKYSEWFPYYAEPLTDDDHFRIGYTQDLDTFNPLAATTVFEWKLLRLNYDKLFRVGPDMELRPWMAEDHEVVDEQTIDVELRDGLEFHDGEPVTPRDVKFTFDYMTDWGVGYFAGFLDPLDEVELLEDETIRFHLEEPNATFLTNTLTQIVILPKHIWGDLVEPEEDHVWGEMMDDPSQSEGLSHPDEYENEEAIGSGPYELDYWNRGEEISLVRNENYFDHPDYYDADEIDVERISYIIYGHEEGVMGGLEHEEIDLVGDAYMSDYVDRVEEMEHVEYSGHTSIGFHYLSFDLSEPPFEDHAFREAAAHLIDAEELLDIVHGGYGEPGGAGRVISPSVEFWRNPDVPEYPFDPDRAVEILEDAGYEFYDGDLYYPED; this is translated from the coding sequence TTGAAAGGTTATTGGTGGACCTTTGTGACTGTGTTAGTCTTAAGTTTTACCTTAGTGTTTACTGGCTGTGGCCCCGATGATGCCGATCCTGCCGAAGAAGAACCAGAAGAAGCTCCTGACCCCGACAGAAAAGTTGAAGAAATTGTAATCAACACTACCACTATGGATTACGACCCGGCTAGAAATGAAGTCGCCAGGTGGGTAGGAGATACTTTTGAAACTGAACTAGGCGTTGATGTGGAAGTTCAACCTAGAGAGTTTACAACTTTAGTAGACTCAGCTCGTCGGGATCCTGGTGAATCTGAATGGCAAGCCATCACTCTAGGTTGGTCTGGGCGGATAGAGAGAGCCGACCCTGACATGTTCACTCACACCTTGTTCCATTCCGATCAAGCTTACGACGGTGGAAACAACTATCATAATTATGAAAGTGATGAATATGACGAGCTAGCAGAACAGGCCAGGATGGCCTTCGATGAAGATGAAAGACAGGAACTGGTCTATGAAATGCAAGAAAAATTAGCTGAAGATATTCCCATGATTGTATTGTACAACGAGGCTGAACATCAAGCTCAAAACGTGGAACGCTGGGACAATGTAATACAAACTCCTGAAGGAAAATACAGTGAATGGTTCCCCTATTACGCTGAACCATTAACTGATGATGATCATTTTAGAATCGGCTATACCCAGGATTTGGATACATTTAACCCACTAGCAGCTACCACAGTTTTTGAGTGGAAATTACTACGACTAAATTACGACAAATTGTTCCGAGTTGGCCCTGATATGGAATTGAGGCCCTGGATGGCTGAAGATCACGAGGTCGTAGACGAACAAACCATAGATGTGGAACTTCGGGACGGTTTAGAGTTTCATGACGGTGAACCTGTTACACCAAGAGACGTTAAATTTACCTTTGATTACATGACAGACTGGGGAGTAGGTTATTTTGCCGGTTTCTTAGATCCTCTAGACGAAGTGGAACTACTTGAAGACGAAACAATTCGCTTCCACTTGGAAGAACCCAATGCAACCTTCTTGACAAATACTTTAACCCAAATTGTCATCTTACCAAAACACATTTGGGGAGACTTAGTTGAACCAGAAGAGGATCATGTTTGGGGAGAAATGATGGATGATCCCAGTCAAAGCGAAGGATTATCCCACCCCGATGAATATGAAAATGAAGAAGCCATCGGAAGTGGACCTTATGAACTGGACTACTGGAACCGAGGTGAAGAAATCAGCCTTGTTCGCAATGAAAATTACTTTGACCATCCCGATTACTATGATGCCGATGAAATAGATGTAGAAAGGATTTCCTATATAATTTACGGACACGAAGAAGGTGTTATGGGCGGCCTTGAACACGAAGAAATTGACCTGGTAGGAGATGCTTACATGTCCGATTACGTGGATAGAGTTGAAGAAATGGAGCATGTGGAATATTCCGGACACACATCCATCGGTTTCCACTATTTATCCTTCGATCTCAGCGAACCACCTTTTGAAGACCACGCCTTTAGAGAAGCAGCTGCCCACTTAATAGATGCCGAAGAACTACTGGATATTGTCCACGGAGGTTACGGAGAACCCGGTGGTGCAGGTAGAGTAATTTCACCATCAGTCGAGTTTTGGAGAAATCCCGATGTGCCAGAATACCCCTTTGACCCAGACCGAGCAGTAGAAATTTTAGAAGACGCAGGTTATGAATTTTACGATGGAGATCTCTATTATCCCGAAGACTAA
- a CDS encoding M20/M25/M40 family metallo-hydrolase, with the protein MIDFELYKILQNKNVARALKFIEKDAKRTLEEQTQLCEIPAPTFEEEKRGKYYYQLMSQLGLDEVKIDEYNNVIGILKGRQEQPGIITMAHLDTVFPQETDVSVKNIDGILYAPGISDNCRNLAAQLSIIRAFKEAGIRPETDIIFVGNVCEEGLGDLKGSKVIMESYPQVQGVVALDGTGMGTGSIVYGATGSKRYEVTFMGPGGHSFGAFGEPSAIHALGRAISKISSLEVPQEPKTTFNVGTISGGTSVNTIAAEASMLVDLRSNGEQELADLEREVLEIIQKSKEEENARIKKDDQENQLKVENKLVGDRPAGMQDPNILIVRAAVAATSALEIEPRLTGAGSTDANIPISMGIPAVCLSGGGQGGSAHTLEEWFDPTNAHIGVQRVFLLLVYLSNAT; encoded by the coding sequence ATGATTGATTTTGAGCTTTATAAGATTTTACAAAATAAGAATGTAGCTAGAGCTTTAAAGTTCATTGAAAAAGATGCTAAAAGAACTTTAGAAGAACAGACACAACTTTGTGAGATACCTGCACCAACTTTTGAAGAAGAAAAACGCGGTAAATATTATTATCAGCTTATGTCCCAGTTAGGCTTAGACGAAGTTAAAATAGACGAATATAATAATGTGATTGGAATTTTAAAAGGAAGACAGGAACAACCTGGAATTATAACTATGGCTCACTTAGACACGGTTTTTCCCCAGGAAACTGATGTATCAGTCAAAAATATAGATGGAATTTTGTATGCTCCAGGAATCTCAGATAATTGTAGAAACCTGGCAGCCCAGTTATCAATTATCAGGGCTTTTAAAGAAGCAGGTATCAGGCCGGAAACAGATATCATATTTGTGGGAAATGTTTGTGAAGAAGGATTAGGAGATTTAAAGGGTTCAAAAGTTATCATGGAATCATATCCCCAGGTCCAGGGTGTGGTGGCCCTAGATGGAACTGGCATGGGTACTGGCAGTATAGTCTATGGAGCCACTGGAAGTAAAAGATATGAGGTGACTTTTATGGGACCTGGGGGGCACAGTTTTGGTGCATTTGGAGAACCTAGTGCCATTCATGCCCTGGGTAGGGCTATTTCAAAAATTTCAAGCTTGGAGGTTCCCCAAGAGCCTAAGACCACTTTTAATGTGGGGACTATCTCAGGTGGCACCTCAGTGAATACTATCGCAGCAGAAGCTTCCATGCTGGTAGATTTGCGGTCCAATGGGGAACAAGAACTGGCCGATTTAGAACGAGAGGTCTTGGAAATAATTCAAAAATCCAAAGAAGAAGAAAATGCCCGCATTAAAAAGGATGACCAAGAAAACCAGTTGAAAGTGGAAAACAAATTGGTCGGTGACCGCCCTGCTGGGATGCAAGATCCCAACATTCTCATTGTTCGAGCAGCTGTGGCGGCAACTAGCGCTCTGGAAATAGAACCACGTCTTACTGGAGCGGGTAGTACTGATGCCAATATTCCAATAAGCATGGGTATCCCCGCTGTTTGTCTTTCAGGAGGCGGACAGGGTGGGAGTGCTCACACCCTGGAAGAGTGGTTTGATCCCACAAATGCTCATATAGGCGTACAGAGGGTATTTTTGCTATTGGTTTATTTGAGTAATGCCACCTAA
- a CDS encoding ABC transporter permease, with protein MKNLGFRRFVLRRIGQVIISLFIVATIVFFLFRLLPGDPTAAMMQPEMSSEAQEMIRERFGLDRPLHEQYLAYMVNLLQGDFGISFHYRLPVSQVIGTYILNTLWLMFSAIAVAYIGGVLIGGLMSWYRGSRLETFLSGGVLFCRSLPPFFLGMVGIMVFSFYFELLPHSGMRSPGANPVGFVETYLNLDFLYHLILPVAMSSLYYLARPTLIMRNNMLELRGADFVELARAKGLRQSRVIYLHAARNAILPVITNLALFLGMAIGAAVAVEYVFGWPGLGREMVRAAQLRDYPLAQACFLMLAAKVMVLNLLVDILYGYLDPRITYE; from the coding sequence GTGAAAAATTTGGGCTTTAGGCGATTTGTCTTGCGTAGAATCGGTCAAGTAATCATCAGCTTATTCATTGTTGCCACCATTGTATTTTTTCTCTTTCGATTATTACCCGGTGACCCGACAGCAGCCATGATGCAGCCCGAAATGTCCTCAGAAGCCCAAGAAATGATTCGGGAAAGATTTGGTCTTGACCGCCCTCTTCATGAACAGTATTTAGCATATATGGTTAACTTGCTTCAAGGGGACTTTGGTATATCCTTTCACTACAGACTACCCGTTAGCCAAGTTATAGGTACTTACATTCTGAACACCCTTTGGCTAATGTTTTCAGCTATTGCAGTTGCCTACATTGGAGGAGTCCTAATAGGTGGGTTAATGTCCTGGTATCGCGGATCAAGACTAGAAACTTTCTTGAGTGGTGGTGTACTATTCTGTCGGTCTTTACCACCTTTTTTCTTGGGAATGGTGGGAATAATGGTTTTTAGCTTTTATTTTGAATTACTCCCCCATTCTGGTATGAGGTCCCCTGGAGCTAATCCAGTGGGTTTTGTAGAAACTTATTTAAATTTAGACTTCCTCTATCATTTGATTCTGCCAGTAGCCATGTCGAGTTTATATTATCTAGCTCGTCCCACTCTGATTATGAGAAATAATATGCTGGAATTGAGAGGAGCCGATTTTGTTGAACTAGCAAGAGCCAAGGGGCTCAGACAATCTCGGGTAATCTACCTTCATGCAGCCAGGAATGCAATTTTACCTGTAATAACTAATTTAGCTCTCTTCCTGGGAATGGCCATTGGAGCAGCAGTAGCCGTTGAATACGTTTTTGGATGGCCAGGCCTCGGCCGTGAAATGGTCAGGGCTGCACAACTCAGGGATTATCCCCTAGCCCAGGCTTGTTTTCTAATGTTAGCAGCTAAAGTAATGGTACTGAATCTGTTAGTAGATATACTCTATGGCTATCTAGATCCCAGGATCACCTATGAATAA